The Nocardia arthritidis genome has a window encoding:
- a CDS encoding SGNH/GDSL hydrolase family protein: protein MTRIIPYCNGGMDQTVAPNITVSTQAGFRTSVKLPVSSTRWRVKMRNYGMTGASKTALTGKGIKIGEAARVTAGSATTSRTGAFVGKTATTIVGTNFPIPGDGTWYTTPWITDTANQLVAGKEYLLAIGYTVPSSTSIQTTIGECFYWANATSALDPTVVTGSSVAAGIPLDMVIEYECNTSRNAWLFIGDSIAEGVMGSRGTSGSSIVPQPIWRCYPQQWAARNNALVCNMSMAGMTTGQYLQFREFFSRMDLASAKLDGAIIATGSNDFNSDRSLADYQADISRLVAQIRTVIGNDKPIYYCTTIPRSATGNAARIAANEWLASLPYGAAGCVDMDYGMRTAVDDTNIAADLTCDTIHPSFKGSEVMAALLAGVIAPISDN, encoded by the coding sequence GTGACACGCATCATCCCCTATTGCAACGGAGGCATGGACCAAACCGTTGCGCCAAACATCACCGTTAGTACACAAGCCGGATTCCGTACGTCGGTGAAACTTCCGGTTAGCTCCACTCGTTGGCGGGTCAAGATGCGAAACTACGGCATGACCGGCGCCAGCAAAACCGCGTTGACCGGTAAGGGCATCAAAATCGGTGAAGCCGCAAGGGTTACCGCCGGATCGGCTACCACAAGCCGGACAGGAGCGTTCGTCGGCAAGACAGCCACAACGATCGTCGGAACCAACTTCCCCATACCCGGAGATGGGACTTGGTACACCACCCCATGGATCACCGACACTGCCAATCAGCTTGTTGCCGGTAAAGAGTACCTACTTGCCATCGGCTACACGGTGCCATCCAGCACAAGCATTCAGACTACGATCGGCGAATGCTTCTACTGGGCTAACGCCACATCCGCGCTAGACCCGACAGTCGTAACCGGCAGCAGCGTGGCCGCCGGTATCCCCCTCGATATGGTCATCGAATACGAGTGCAACACGAGCCGTAACGCATGGCTGTTCATCGGAGACTCGATTGCCGAAGGCGTGATGGGTAGCCGTGGCACGTCCGGATCGTCGATCGTGCCGCAACCCATCTGGCGGTGCTACCCGCAACAATGGGCTGCCCGAAACAATGCATTGGTGTGCAACATGTCCATGGCGGGCATGACGACCGGCCAGTACCTTCAGTTCCGCGAGTTCTTTAGCCGCATGGATCTGGCCAGCGCCAAGCTCGACGGCGCGATCATCGCGACCGGAAGTAACGATTTCAACTCCGATCGGAGCCTTGCCGACTATCAGGCAGATATCTCAAGGCTCGTCGCTCAGATCCGGACCGTTATAGGCAATGACAAGCCCATCTACTACTGCACAACCATCCCCCGATCCGCGACCGGCAACGCTGCTCGCATAGCCGCTAACGAGTGGCTGGCGTCGCTGCCTTACGGTGCGGCTGGCTGTGTCGACATGGACTACGGGATGCGTACCGCTGTCGACGACACGAACATTGCCGCCGACTTGACGTGTGACACGATCCATCCGTCGTTCAAGGGTTCTGAGGTTATGGCCGCTCTCCTTGCGGGCGTGATCGCGCCGATCAGCGACAACTAA
- a CDS encoding Lsr2 dimerization domain-containing protein: MAKEVVYKDDVTGEEINKELVGGNPTIIIEIDGERYALDAGVKTRDALRKSLQKYIDVARTPTADEDPVTALISSTGGGRRNPARGAAKSSSSSTGSGRSSEELQHIRDWARKQAQFKDRNISDRGRVAQDIQDAFDAAHK; encoded by the coding sequence ATGGCCAAGGAAGTTGTCTACAAGGATGACGTTACCGGGGAAGAGATCAACAAGGAACTTGTTGGCGGTAACCCTACGATCATCATCGAGATTGATGGAGAGCGGTATGCCCTCGATGCGGGTGTGAAGACAAGGGATGCTCTGAGGAAGTCCCTTCAGAAGTACATCGACGTTGCCCGCACGCCGACCGCAGACGAAGACCCGGTTACCGCGCTCATCTCCAGCACAGGCGGAGGCCGTCGCAACCCGGCCCGTGGGGCTGCTAAATCCTCTTCCTCCTCTACAGGCTCTGGTAGGTCTTCAGAAGAGCTTCAGCACATCCGGGATTGGGCTCGGAAACAAGCCCAGTTCAAGGACCGGAACATCTCTGACCGTGGCCGCGTTGCCCAAGACATTCAGGATGCGTTCGACGCCGCGCACAAGTAG
- a CDS encoding FAD-dependent oxidoreductase — translation MSNHITVIGGGIAGLTAAIASAEAGASVTVHEAHHVLGGRGRAIAGEYVAHEGAHVFYADGPHYTWLKRRGFVAGLGWPSPAAATRMGFRVGGRVRKAPPVGMLRASVRRGLTAPVDIDFRTWAGARWGETVAEQMANGISVTTYSADTGSLSAAFVWGLYQRVFGARVPAVRFVRGGWQTVVNRMVARATELGVVIETGSRVSQLPTDGPVIVATDLPAARALLRDDSLTWTSGFAALLDIAVTSSRMDRNLVFDLDCGGFHESYTMQDDSIAPAGESLFQLQMPIRTGESRRDAHTRLTAFADTVLPGWQQRATFQRTASAKGRTGALDLPGQTWRDRPAIDRGNNIYLTGDMVAAPGMRGEIAINSAVRAAELATAALHSRSVGVPAR, via the coding sequence ATGAGCAACCACATCACCGTCATCGGTGGCGGCATCGCCGGGCTCACCGCCGCGATCGCCAGTGCGGAGGCGGGCGCATCGGTGACCGTGCACGAGGCGCATCACGTGCTCGGTGGGCGCGGTCGCGCCATCGCGGGGGAGTATGTCGCCCACGAAGGCGCGCATGTCTTCTATGCGGACGGTCCGCATTACACGTGGTTGAAGCGGCGTGGCTTCGTCGCCGGCTTGGGTTGGCCGTCGCCCGCCGCCGCGACCCGGATGGGGTTCCGTGTCGGCGGTCGCGTCCGCAAGGCCCCGCCGGTCGGGATGTTGCGTGCGTCGGTGCGCCGCGGGCTCACCGCACCGGTCGACATCGATTTCCGGACCTGGGCCGGGGCCCGGTGGGGCGAGACCGTGGCCGAGCAAATGGCCAACGGGATCAGCGTGACAACGTATTCCGCCGACACCGGCTCCCTGTCCGCGGCATTCGTGTGGGGGCTGTACCAGCGGGTGTTCGGGGCCCGCGTGCCCGCCGTCAGATTCGTCCGCGGCGGTTGGCAGACCGTGGTGAACCGGATGGTGGCCCGCGCGACCGAACTCGGCGTCGTCATCGAAACCGGTTCTCGGGTAAGCCAATTGCCCACCGACGGCCCGGTGATAGTCGCCACCGATCTCCCGGCGGCCCGCGCGCTGCTCCGCGACGATTCGCTCACCTGGACGTCCGGTTTCGCCGCACTGCTCGATATCGCCGTCACATCCAGCCGCATGGACCGCAACCTGGTCTTCGACCTGGACTGCGGCGGATTCCACGAGAGCTACACCATGCAGGACGATTCCATCGCCCCGGCCGGTGAGTCGCTGTTCCAACTCCAGATGCCGATCCGCACCGGCGAATCCCGCCGCGACGCGCACACCCGGCTGACCGCCTTCGCCGACACCGTGCTCCCCGGCTGGCAGCAGCGCGCCACCTTCCAACGCACCGCCAGCGCAAAGGGCCGCACCGGCGCCCTGGACCTCCCAGGACAAACCTGGCGCGACCGCCCCGCCATCGACCGCGGCAACAACATCTACCTGACCGGCGACATGGTCGCCGCCCCCGGCATGCGCGGCGAAATCGCGATCAACAGCGCCGTGCGCGCCGCCGAACTAGCCACCGCCGCCCTACATTCGCGAAGCGTTGGGGTCCCGGCGCGATAG
- a CDS encoding TetR/AcrR family transcriptional regulator, whose amino-acid sequence MVPTSRERIITAALRLFGEKGYAGTTIAQIEQAAGLSAGSGALYRHFRSKDELLVEAVSARLVDRGEWARFLDPDFSIVDHLGGQSALDKLTALCEIGLQRLEHDRDVTRILTRDNTIGPGVLEVFRRQEYDVINGVTTRVLVELAGPDRHDEDWAATAAVIVGAVAHFWIIRDIFGGEHPTSIDAQRYLRSVAELAAARLDRVTTQCGEDTK is encoded by the coding sequence GTGGTTCCGACGTCACGCGAGCGGATCATCACGGCCGCGCTGCGCCTGTTCGGCGAAAAGGGTTATGCGGGAACGACTATCGCGCAGATCGAACAGGCGGCGGGGCTTTCGGCCGGGTCGGGCGCGCTGTATCGCCACTTCCGCTCCAAGGATGAGCTGCTGGTCGAAGCGGTGAGCGCGCGGTTGGTGGACCGCGGCGAGTGGGCGCGGTTCCTCGATCCGGACTTCTCGATCGTCGATCATCTCGGCGGGCAGTCCGCGCTCGACAAGCTGACGGCGCTGTGCGAGATCGGGTTGCAGCGACTGGAGCACGATCGCGACGTCACCCGAATCCTGACGCGCGACAACACAATCGGGCCCGGAGTGCTCGAGGTCTTCCGGCGTCAGGAATACGACGTCATCAACGGGGTGACGACGCGGGTGCTCGTCGAACTCGCGGGACCGGACCGGCACGACGAGGACTGGGCCGCCACCGCGGCGGTGATCGTCGGCGCGGTCGCCCACTTCTGGATCATCCGTGACATTTTCGGCGGCGAACATCCCACATCCATTGACGCGCAACGTTATTTGCGGTCCGTGGCCGAACTGGCCGCGGCCCGGCTCGATCGAGTGACAACTCAATGTGGAGAGGACACGAAATGA
- a CDS encoding SGNH/GDSL hydrolase family protein, whose product MAAAFTTAMGTGATAHAQPDAQVHYVALGDSYSAGVGGDGIFTWAGPCGRTDKAYPELIANQLREQGQLGSFDFPACAAATITNGNAALAVDPTQLAALQRDTSYVTITIGGNDAGFADVLISCTTSDDQGCADRLDRAKDYARKELSNSGNAKLRKLYDKIKEKSPRATEIVFGYPKLFDPTADCDSDALLSPKKRQMLNDAAELLNQLVAEAAQGHATFVPVDQRFENHRICSADPWIWGYLSGEGYSAQEIQYAGFHPNAAGYRHGYFEALNDVVSELGLR is encoded by the coding sequence GTGGCTGCCGCATTTACCACCGCGATGGGGACCGGGGCGACAGCCCACGCGCAGCCGGACGCGCAGGTGCACTATGTCGCACTCGGCGATTCTTATTCGGCCGGAGTCGGTGGCGACGGCATCTTCACCTGGGCGGGGCCATGCGGGCGCACCGACAAGGCATATCCGGAGCTGATCGCGAATCAGTTGCGCGAACAGGGACAGCTCGGCTCCTTCGACTTCCCGGCCTGCGCCGCCGCCACCATCACGAACGGTAATGCCGCGCTGGCGGTCGATCCGACGCAACTGGCGGCGTTGCAACGGGATACGTCGTACGTCACCATCACGATCGGCGGAAACGACGCGGGTTTCGCCGATGTCCTGATCAGCTGCACCACCTCGGATGATCAGGGCTGCGCGGATCGGCTGGACCGGGCCAAGGATTACGCGCGCAAAGAACTGTCCAATTCGGGTAACGCGAAGCTGCGCAAACTGTACGACAAGATCAAAGAGAAGTCGCCGCGGGCCACCGAGATCGTATTCGGCTATCCGAAACTGTTCGATCCGACTGCTGATTGCGACAGCGATGCGCTGCTGAGCCCGAAGAAACGGCAGATGTTGAACGATGCCGCCGAACTTCTCAATCAGTTGGTAGCGGAAGCCGCGCAGGGGCACGCCACGTTCGTTCCGGTCGATCAGCGCTTCGAGAATCACCGGATCTGTTCGGCCGACCCATGGATCTGGGGATATCTGTCCGGCGAAGGATATTCGGCCCAGGAAATCCAGTACGCGGGATTCCACCCGAATGCCGCGGGCTATCGGCACGGATATTTCGAAGCACTGAACGACGTGGTCAGCGAGCTCGGGCTGCGCTGA
- a CDS encoding ROK family transcriptional regulator, translating into MSQAGKPQLLRTMNERLLLDHLRVNGPASRGELAKACGLSKPTVSAALSGLEEAGLVCLVGSLSGRPGPTTAIYDVNVRAGVVAGVDIGRNWIRLAIADLRGEFIGRRDVRNTARSSADLVRRVRTLAHRVADECGIDWTTVDYAVIGSPGVLNPSTGRLDYAPNLPGWGRAGLVEQLRGALEVESAIENDINLAALGELTFGAGVGIRNFVLISIGTGVGMGIVINGELYVGSTGAAGEVSFLPAADVDASPLDARERGMTETAAAASGVAHTAVLAGLPAGSAEDVFAAAAAGDPRARAVVESEGRRIGALITAVAAILDPELVVLGGGIGHNLDSLREAIAARISELGPLRPRVVASALGSDGVLSGAVSRALDVARDRLFERRL; encoded by the coding sequence ATGAGCCAGGCCGGTAAGCCGCAACTGCTGCGCACGATGAACGAGCGGCTGCTGCTCGACCACCTGCGCGTCAACGGGCCCGCCTCCCGCGGTGAGCTGGCCAAGGCCTGTGGTCTGTCGAAACCGACCGTCTCCGCGGCCCTTTCGGGTCTGGAGGAGGCGGGGCTGGTGTGCTTGGTCGGTTCGCTCAGCGGGCGGCCGGGGCCGACAACGGCCATCTACGACGTGAATGTGCGCGCGGGTGTTGTCGCCGGAGTCGATATCGGCCGGAACTGGATTCGGCTCGCCATCGCGGACCTGCGCGGCGAATTCATCGGTCGCCGCGATGTCCGCAACACCGCGCGCTCGTCCGCCGATCTGGTGCGGCGGGTGCGCACCCTGGCGCACCGGGTGGCCGATGAATGCGGAATAGACTGGACTACAGTCGATTACGCGGTGATAGGCAGTCCCGGCGTATTGAATCCGAGCACCGGCAGGCTGGATTACGCGCCGAACTTACCCGGCTGGGGCCGCGCCGGGTTGGTCGAGCAGTTGCGGGGCGCGCTGGAGGTGGAATCGGCCATCGAGAACGACATCAACCTCGCCGCGCTCGGCGAGCTGACTTTCGGTGCGGGAGTCGGCATCCGCAACTTCGTGCTCATCTCCATCGGCACCGGCGTCGGCATGGGCATCGTGATCAACGGTGAACTGTATGTCGGCAGTACCGGTGCGGCGGGCGAGGTCTCCTTTCTGCCCGCGGCCGACGTCGACGCGTCCCCGCTGGACGCCCGCGAGCGCGGTATGACCGAAACCGCCGCCGCCGCAAGCGGAGTCGCGCATACGGCGGTGCTGGCGGGGTTACCCGCCGGTTCCGCGGAGGACGTCTTCGCCGCCGCGGCGGCGGGTGATCCGCGCGCCCGCGCCGTCGTCGAATCCGAGGGCCGTCGCATCGGTGCGTTGATCACCGCTGTCGCCGCCATCCTGGATCCCGAATTGGTCGTGCTCGGCGGCGGTATCGGCCACAATCTGGATTCGCTGCGCGAGGCCATCGCCGCGCGGATATCCGAACTCGGCCCGCTGCGGCCACGGGTGGTCGCGAGCGCACTCGGTTCCGACGGGGTGTTGTCGGGCGCGGTCTCCCGCGCATTGGATGTGGCCCGCGACCGTCTTTTCGAACGCCGGTTGTGA
- a CDS encoding sugar ABC transporter substrate-binding protein gives MAIAVLVPVAGCGTGDGKSNGDNPTIALLLPESKTTRYEAFDRPLFEAKVKQLCDKCKVLYFNADQDAAKQQGQFESALTQGANVIVLDAVDADSVAPQVNKAKQKKIPVLAYDRLIAKTGYDYYVSFDNVKVGKVQGEALLAELAKRGTTDKGQIIVLNGAPTDPSAGDYKTGAHQALDGKVKIGREFDTPDWSPDKAQQETEQAITALGKDQIVGVYSANDGMAGGAVAALKRAGFATLPPLTGQDGELAAVQRILTGEQTMTIYLNYRAQAEKSAELAVALAKGEHPEAPAKTNNGAADIPSFLLEAIAVNKANVKDTIVKDGLYTVADICTPDVATACRAAGLE, from the coding sequence GTGGCAATTGCCGTTCTCGTCCCAGTCGCGGGTTGCGGTACCGGCGACGGCAAATCGAACGGGGACAACCCGACCATCGCACTACTGCTCCCGGAATCGAAGACCACCCGCTACGAGGCCTTCGACCGGCCGCTGTTCGAAGCGAAGGTCAAGCAGCTCTGCGATAAGTGCAAGGTGCTCTACTTCAACGCCGACCAGGATGCGGCAAAACAGCAGGGCCAGTTCGAATCCGCGCTCACCCAGGGCGCGAACGTCATCGTGCTGGACGCGGTCGACGCCGATTCGGTTGCGCCGCAGGTGAACAAGGCCAAACAGAAGAAGATCCCGGTGCTCGCCTACGACCGGTTGATCGCCAAAACCGGCTACGACTACTACGTTTCGTTCGACAATGTGAAGGTCGGCAAGGTGCAGGGCGAGGCGCTGCTCGCCGAACTCGCCAAGCGCGGTACCACCGACAAGGGCCAGATCATCGTGCTGAACGGCGCGCCGACCGATCCGAGTGCGGGCGATTACAAAACCGGCGCGCATCAGGCGCTGGACGGCAAGGTGAAGATCGGGCGCGAATTCGATACGCCGGACTGGTCTCCCGACAAAGCGCAGCAGGAGACCGAGCAGGCGATCACCGCGCTCGGCAAGGATCAGATCGTCGGCGTGTACTCGGCCAACGACGGCATGGCGGGCGGGGCGGTCGCCGCGCTGAAGCGGGCCGGATTCGCCACGCTGCCCCCGCTCACCGGCCAGGACGGTGAATTGGCGGCCGTACAAAGGATTTTGACCGGCGAGCAGACCATGACCATCTACCTCAACTACCGCGCCCAGGCCGAGAAATCGGCGGAGCTCGCCGTGGCGCTCGCCAAGGGCGAGCATCCCGAGGCGCCCGCGAAAACGAATAACGGTGCGGCGGACATCCCCTCGTTCCTGCTGGAGGCGATCGCGGTGAACAAGGCCAACGTCAAGGACACCATCGTGAAGGACGGCCTCTACACCGTCGCCGATATCTGCACACCGGACGTCGCCACCGCATGTCGGGCGGCGGGGCTCGAATGA
- a CDS encoding ATP-binding cassette domain-containing protein has translation MSTAATVLSARGITKRYGAVQALAGADLEVRAGEVVALVGDNGAGKSTLVKAISGAIAADDGVLVFAGAEVRITKPQDAQALGITTVFQDLALCDNLDVVANLHLGTETRHFSVLNEIAMERAARDLLASLEVKIKDVRTPVSALSGGQRQSVAIARALLGNPKMVILDEPTAALGVEQTAQVLALIRRLRERGLAVLLISHNLVDVRSVSDRVVVLRLGRNAGEFETAQATQEQIVAAITGASS, from the coding sequence ATGAGTACCGCCGCAACGGTTCTGTCCGCCCGCGGCATCACCAAGCGATATGGCGCGGTGCAGGCGCTCGCGGGCGCGGACCTCGAGGTGCGGGCCGGCGAGGTGGTCGCCTTGGTCGGCGATAACGGTGCGGGTAAATCCACTCTGGTGAAGGCGATTTCGGGTGCCATCGCGGCCGATGACGGCGTGCTCGTGTTCGCGGGCGCCGAGGTGCGGATCACCAAGCCGCAGGACGCGCAGGCGCTCGGCATCACAACGGTTTTCCAGGACCTGGCACTGTGCGACAACCTGGATGTGGTCGCGAACCTCCATCTCGGCACGGAGACAAGGCATTTCAGTGTGTTGAACGAGATCGCGATGGAGCGCGCCGCCCGCGATCTGCTCGCCTCGCTGGAGGTGAAGATCAAGGATGTGCGCACCCCCGTCTCGGCGCTCTCGGGCGGCCAGCGGCAGTCGGTGGCCATCGCCCGTGCGCTGCTCGGCAATCCGAAGATGGTGATCCTCGACGAGCCGACCGCCGCCCTCGGTGTCGAGCAGACCGCACAGGTGCTCGCGCTGATCCGCCGGCTGCGCGAACGCGGTCTCGCGGTGCTGCTGATCTCGCACAATCTGGTCGACGTCCGCTCGGTCAGCGATCGGGTGGTCGTGTTGCGACTCGGCCGCAACGCGGGCGAATTCGAGACCGCGCAGGCCACCCAGGAGCAGATCGTCGCCGCCATCACCGGAGCCTCGTCATGA
- a CDS encoding sugar ABC transporter permease: MRGLTDSAVDRLRRGEVGSLPVAVGLVIIAIVFHRLNAHFLSPENLTNLALQMAATGTIALGIVLVLLLGEIDLSAGSVSGLTAVVMTQLYVHHGWHPLLAVLAALAVGAAIGALHGLMRTALSMPSFVVTLAGLIAWQGLMLYLLGKEGTVNLPFDRGIAKISDTWLAPWQAWLLVLLLAGGHLTAGLVTRRQRVRAELNVPAAGWIAARSGGLAVLLVATVLVLDSDRGVPLTLVVFGGLVVAVDLVLRRTVFGRRVYAVGGNAEAARRAGMNVDRVRIAAFIGCSVLATVGGLLAASRLVAVNQSSGGSDILLNAIAAAVIGGTSLFGGRGRAYAALLGILVIQSITNGMLLLNVDSSIRFMVTGTVLAVSVAIDSVARRGAEGTR; encoded by the coding sequence ATGCGCGGACTGACCGATTCGGCCGTGGACCGGCTGCGCCGCGGCGAGGTGGGCTCGCTGCCGGTCGCGGTGGGGCTGGTGATCATCGCGATTGTCTTCCACCGCCTCAACGCGCATTTCCTCTCCCCCGAGAACCTGACCAACCTGGCCCTGCAGATGGCCGCCACCGGCACCATCGCGCTCGGCATCGTGCTCGTGCTGCTGCTCGGCGAGATCGACCTGTCCGCGGGCTCGGTCAGCGGTTTGACGGCCGTGGTGATGACGCAGCTCTACGTGCATCACGGCTGGCATCCGCTGCTCGCGGTGTTGGCCGCGCTCGCCGTCGGCGCCGCGATCGGAGCACTGCACGGCCTGATGCGGACGGCGCTGAGCATGCCGTCGTTCGTGGTGACGCTGGCCGGATTGATCGCGTGGCAGGGGCTCATGCTGTACCTGCTCGGCAAGGAAGGCACGGTCAACCTGCCCTTCGACCGCGGTATCGCGAAGATCAGCGATACCTGGCTGGCGCCGTGGCAGGCGTGGCTGCTGGTGCTCCTGCTCGCGGGTGGACATTTGACGGCCGGACTGGTCACCAGACGGCAGCGGGTGCGCGCCGAACTGAATGTGCCTGCGGCAGGCTGGATCGCGGCGCGTTCGGGCGGACTGGCGGTGCTGCTGGTGGCCACCGTCCTGGTGCTCGATTCCGATCGCGGGGTGCCGTTGACGCTGGTCGTCTTCGGCGGCCTGGTGGTGGCCGTCGATCTTGTGTTGCGGCGCACCGTATTCGGGCGGCGCGTCTACGCGGTCGGCGGCAATGCCGAGGCGGCGCGCCGGGCCGGGATGAACGTCGACCGGGTGCGAATCGCGGCATTCATCGGATGTTCCGTGCTGGCCACGGTCGGCGGTCTGCTCGCGGCGTCGAGACTCGTTGCGGTGAACCAGAGTTCGGGCGGCAGCGATATCCTGCTCAACGCCATCGCGGCCGCGGTGATCGGCGGCACCAGCCTTTTCGGCGGGCGCGGACGCGCCTATGCCGCGCTGCTGGGCATCCTCGTCATCCAATCGATTACGAATGGCATGCTGTTGCTCAACGTTGATTCATCAATACGGTTCATGGTCACCGGCACGGTCCTCGCCGTATCTGTTGCCATCGACTCGGTGGCGCGGCGGGGAGCAGAAGGGACCCGGTGA
- a CDS encoding alpha/beta hydrolase, giving the protein MHLRRTMFHGVLAALCVCVAACAPAARPAPHLSWAPCPEKAEFDCATVQVPIDWTKPAGPQTDIAIVRQRAKDPAHRVGALVSLPGGPGSSGVDDILHGGKFSATLTDRFDIISLDPRGVGRSHPVRCDAALAGHPPNAVPDLDGQISEIHSYTAALAQSCRTFTGPLLDHVDAASVARDVDALRAALGADQLNIYSRSYGTMPAQAYLELFPRRVRTMVLDSVDDHSLNGRDFLNTEARAGQDTFDEFAAWCARESTCVLHGTDVHRTFDDLYARASSGTLRDPHAPDKPLAPMDLSSAVLKRLYHPDWSALADDLRTLTNQAPAQSIPPTAAPQPSGQPAPMPVVIACTDWQFELPDQAAWQRQWAEQNAATPTLRAHFAWGAGSMCSGWPTAAPNPPHRPHVVDGPPVLILSSRHDPATPREWATQVTAQTPGAILLTYEGWGHGVYDRTPCTTSATDDYLISGARPSNTNCPVAQ; this is encoded by the coding sequence ATGCACCTCCGTCGCACCATGTTCCATGGCGTCCTCGCCGCGCTGTGCGTCTGCGTGGCCGCATGCGCGCCCGCAGCTCGGCCAGCGCCGCACCTGTCCTGGGCCCCATGTCCCGAGAAGGCCGAATTCGACTGCGCGACAGTTCAAGTGCCCATCGACTGGACGAAACCGGCCGGGCCGCAGACCGATATCGCGATCGTGCGGCAACGGGCCAAGGATCCGGCACATCGGGTCGGCGCGCTGGTGTCGCTGCCGGGTGGCCCCGGCTCGTCCGGTGTCGACGACATCCTCCATGGCGGAAAGTTTTCCGCGACGCTCACGGATCGCTTCGACATCATCAGCCTCGATCCGCGCGGCGTCGGGCGCAGTCATCCGGTGCGATGCGATGCCGCACTCGCCGGACACCCGCCGAACGCGGTACCCGACCTCGACGGGCAGATCAGCGAAATCCACTCCTACACAGCGGCTCTCGCGCAGAGCTGCCGGACGTTCACCGGTCCGTTGCTCGATCACGTCGACGCGGCAAGCGTCGCGCGCGACGTCGACGCGCTACGTGCCGCGCTCGGTGCCGACCAGCTCAATATCTACAGCCGCTCGTACGGAACCATGCCCGCGCAGGCCTATCTGGAACTGTTCCCGCGCCGGGTCCGCACCATGGTGCTGGACAGTGTCGACGACCACAGCCTGAACGGGCGCGATTTCCTCAACACCGAAGCGCGCGCCGGCCAGGACACCTTCGATGAATTCGCGGCATGGTGCGCCAGAGAGAGCACCTGCGTCCTGCACGGCACCGACGTGCACCGCACCTTCGACGACCTGTACGCGAGGGCGTCCAGCGGTACCCTGCGCGATCCGCATGCTCCCGATAAACCGCTGGCGCCGATGGATTTGAGTTCCGCAGTGCTCAAGCGCCTCTATCACCCGGATTGGTCCGCGCTGGCCGATGATCTGCGCACGCTCACCAACCAGGCGCCCGCACAGTCGATCCCGCCCACCGCCGCACCACAGCCATCCGGCCAACCGGCTCCGATGCCCGTCGTGATCGCCTGCACCGATTGGCAATTCGAACTTCCGGACCAGGCGGCCTGGCAACGCCAGTGGGCCGAACAGAACGCCGCCACGCCGACCCTGCGCGCGCACTTCGCCTGGGGTGCAGGCAGTATGTGCTCCGGCTGGCCGACCGCCGCACCGAATCCGCCGCACCGCCCGCACGTTGTGGACGGCCCGCCGGTGCTGATCCTGAGCTCGCGCCACGATCCGGCCACACCACGCGAATGGGCCACCCAGGTCACCGCGCAGACCCCCGGCGCCATCCTGTTGACGTACGAGGGCTGGGGGCACGGCGTCTACGACCGCACCCCGTGCACCACCTCGGCCACCGACGACTACCTGATCTCCGGGGCCCGCCCCTCGAACACGAATTGTCCTGTGGCACAATAG
- a CDS encoding DUF899 domain-containing protein has translation MSTNALPPVVDADTWQRELDALRVREKAATRELDAIAAQRRRLPMVEMPDYILEGEEGPVRLADVFGGKPQLITYHHMWFPGEEWQCGGCTGFTSQFTRLEFLDNYDARFVIVTQGPIDEALAYKRRVGNKMAWYSTANSPFGADVGAPPGGGFAVNVFLRDGDTVYRTWHTNGRGTEQLSHSFALIDLLPYGRQEEWQDSPEGWPQSPTYSRWSSSEDIAAHYGDKDA, from the coding sequence ATGAGCACCAACGCACTTCCACCTGTTGTCGACGCCGATACGTGGCAGCGTGAACTCGACGCGCTGCGGGTCCGGGAGAAGGCCGCGACCCGGGAACTCGATGCGATAGCCGCCCAGCGGCGCCGCCTGCCGATGGTCGAAATGCCCGACTACATCCTGGAGGGCGAGGAGGGGCCGGTCCGGCTGGCCGATGTCTTCGGCGGTAAGCCGCAGCTGATCACCTACCACCACATGTGGTTTCCGGGCGAGGAGTGGCAGTGCGGCGGCTGTACCGGGTTCACCTCGCAGTTCACCCGGCTGGAATTCCTGGACAACTACGATGCCCGGTTCGTGATCGTCACCCAGGGGCCGATCGATGAGGCGCTCGCGTACAAGCGGCGGGTCGGGAACAAGATGGCCTGGTACTCCACGGCGAACAGCCCGTTCGGCGCCGACGTCGGCGCGCCGCCCGGCGGCGGATTCGCCGTCAACGTATTCCTGCGTGACGGCGATACCGTTTACCGCACCTGGCACACCAACGGTCGCGGCACCGAACAACTCAGCCACTCCTTCGCGCTGATCGACCTACTGCCGTACGGGCGGCAGGAGGAATGGCAGGATTCGCCCGAGGGCTGGCCGCAGTCGCCCACCTACAGCCGGTGGAGCTCATCCGAAGATATCGCGGCACACTACGGCGATAAGGACGCATAA